The Polyangium mundeleinium genome contains the following window.
CTGGGCGGCTTTGCCCCGGGGATTGCCTCGCTCCTCGGGGCAAACCTGGCCGTCGGGCTGACGGCGACGCTGGCGCAGGACATCGTGCCGGCCGCCGCGACCCTGGCGCCGGAATCGCGGCGCGGCAAGGTCGTGGGGACGGTCATGACCGGCCTGCTTTTGGGCATCCTGCTGTCGCGTGTGGTCAGCGGCTTCGTGGCCGAGCAGTTTGGCTGGCGCGCCGTGTATCTCGCCGCCGCGGCGTCCATTGCTATGATCGGTGTGGTTGCCTGGGGCGGCCTGCCGCGCTTTCAGCCCACGACCCAGCTCGGCTACCGCGCCTTGATGGGTTCGCTCGTTGCGTTATGGCGCCGTTACGGGGCGTTGCGCCAGGCGACGCTCTCGCAGGGATTGCTGTCGATCGGTTTTGGTGCCTTCTGGTCGACGCTCGCGGTCATGTTGCACGGTAGCTTCCACCTGGGCAGCGCCGCTGCCGGCGCTTTCGGGCTAGCCGGCGCGGCTGGCGCGCTGGGCGCACCCCTGGCCGGGCGTTTGGCCGATCGACGTGGGCCGGAGTTCGTCGCGCGCCTCGGCGCAGGACTGACCGCAGTATCGTTCGCGACCCTGGGGCTTTCCCCCCTGCTGCCGACGACGGCGCAACTGGGCCTGATCGTCGTCGCCGCGATCGGTTTCGACTTCGGCGTCCAGGGCACGCTGGTCGCGCACCAAAC
Protein-coding sequences here:
- a CDS encoding MFS transporter codes for the protein MASIHVAHVAVPTQAGLSRSLVLLLATGAGLSVASLYYSQPMLGVLGSDLQAGDRLVGLVPTMTQLGYALGILLLAPLGDRYDRRSIILVKAALLSLALLLGGFAPGIASLLGANLAVGLTATLAQDIVPAAATLAPESRRGKVVGTVMTGLLLGILLSRVVSGFVAEQFGWRAVYLAAAASIAMIGVVAWGGLPRFQPTTQLGYRALMGSLVALWRRYGALRQATLSQGLLSIGFGAFWSTLAVMLHGSFHLGSAAAGAFGLAGAAGALGAPLAGRLADRRGPEFVARLGAGLTAVSFATLGLSPLLPTTAQLGLIVVAAIGFDFGVQGTLVAHQTLVYGIEPGARSRLNALLFTGMFIGMAAGAALGSLALAQWGWLGVVALATTASAAALAVRMVRRTESA